The following coding sequences are from one Bradyrhizobium sp. WSM471 window:
- a CDS encoding RidA family protein has protein sequence MSITRSIRTPIMHRAVEANGFVFIGGTIADDTSLSMGEQTRNILGKIAGYLKEAGTDKSRVVSTSIFVTDLSKKKEMDAVWTEFFGDNLPTRATVGVADLGGSALIEVVVTALKD, from the coding sequence ATGAGCATTACCCGCAGCATCCGCACGCCCATCATGCACCGCGCCGTCGAAGCCAACGGCTTCGTCTTCATTGGCGGCACCATCGCCGACGACACTTCGCTGTCGATGGGCGAGCAGACCCGCAACATCCTCGGCAAGATCGCGGGCTATCTGAAGGAAGCGGGCACCGACAAGTCGCGCGTCGTGAGCACCTCGATCTTCGTCACCGACCTTTCGAAGAAGAAGGAGATGGACGCGGTCTGGACCGAGTTCTTCGGCGACAATCTGCCGACCCGCGCCACCGTCGGCGTCGCCGATCTCGGCGGCAGCGCGCTGATCGAGGTCGTGGTCACCGCGCTCAAGGACTAA
- a CDS encoding FAD-binding oxidoreductase, with product MTKNVDAIVVGGGIHGCSTALHLCLAGLKPVLIEKDYAGRHASGVNAGGVRQLARHIPEIPLSIRSMGIWEKITDLLDDDCSFESYGQVLVAENEEELAVCRARVAELNALGFTHEELIDAAELRRLVPAVAESCPGGVVSRRDGAANPAQATTAFRRKAGQLGATVREGIAATNIRRTDGLWHVDVGAESFAAPVLVNAAGAWAGTIAAALGEPVPVETVAPMLMITSRVPHFIDPVVILRGRKLSFKQFKNGTVLIGGGHLATPYRDRNETVLDWKSLATSARTVFELFPVMRDATIMRAWAGIEAKTKDDLPVFGPSSRHKGLYHQFGFSLHGFQLGPGAGAVMAELIVNGGTQTRIGDLGIDRFHPSTL from the coding sequence ATGACGAAAAACGTGGATGCGATAGTCGTCGGCGGCGGCATCCACGGGTGCTCGACTGCGCTGCATCTGTGCCTTGCCGGCCTGAAGCCGGTGCTGATCGAGAAGGACTATGCCGGCCGGCATGCCTCGGGCGTCAACGCCGGCGGCGTGCGCCAGCTTGCGCGGCACATCCCCGAAATCCCGCTCTCGATCCGCTCGATGGGAATCTGGGAGAAGATCACCGATCTCCTCGACGACGATTGCAGCTTTGAGAGCTATGGCCAGGTCCTCGTCGCAGAGAACGAGGAGGAACTCGCGGTCTGCCGCGCACGTGTGGCCGAGCTCAACGCGCTCGGCTTCACCCACGAGGAGCTGATCGATGCGGCCGAGTTGCGACGCCTCGTGCCTGCGGTCGCCGAGAGCTGTCCCGGCGGCGTGGTCTCGCGCCGCGACGGTGCGGCCAATCCCGCGCAGGCAACGACGGCGTTCCGGCGCAAGGCCGGGCAGCTCGGTGCGACCGTGCGCGAGGGTATTGCCGCCACGAATATCAGGCGCACCGATGGCCTCTGGCACGTCGACGTCGGCGCGGAGAGCTTTGCCGCGCCGGTGCTCGTCAATGCCGCCGGCGCCTGGGCCGGGACCATCGCAGCCGCGCTCGGTGAGCCCGTTCCGGTCGAAACCGTGGCGCCGATGCTGATGATCACCTCGCGCGTGCCGCATTTCATCGACCCCGTCGTGATCCTGCGCGGGCGCAAACTGTCCTTCAAGCAATTCAAGAACGGCACCGTGCTGATCGGCGGCGGTCATCTGGCAACGCCGTACCGGGACCGCAACGAGACGGTGCTGGACTGGAAGAGCCTCGCGACCAGCGCGCGCACCGTGTTCGAGCTGTTTCCTGTGATGCGCGATGCGACGATCATGCGGGCCTGGGCCGGCATCGAGGCCAAGACGAAGGACGATCTGCCCGTGTTCGGGCCGAGCAGCCGCCACAAGGGCCTCTATCACCAGTTCGGCTTCTCGCTGCACGGTTTCCAGCTCGGCCCCGGCGCCGGCGCCGTCATGGCGGAGCTGATCGTCAACGGCGGCACCCAAACCCGCATCGGCGATCTCGGCATCGACCGTTTCCATCCTTCCACGCTCTAG
- a CDS encoding NAD(P)/FAD-dependent oxidoreductase — MIMAPKREDYDVVVIGAGPAGLAAAATSAEAGLSTLLLDENIGPGGQVFRAIASTPVTDRKQLGEDYWVGTELVQALRASDAEVIHRATVWSLDRNLDIAVSVGGASAFVKARRVILATGALERPFPIPGWTLPGVMTAGAAQTMLKSSALVPDGRTVIAGQGPLLWLLAAQILRLGGRIDRILDTTERGNYFAALPHAFAFLTSPYFAKGLSMMREVKAKVQVVSGVTELSASGDGQLASVSYVAGGKRETVLADLLLLHQGVVPNVNLAMAAGIEHRWDDLQLCWSPVLDASGSSSVAGIAIAGDGAGIGGANAAVVRGRIAARAAVEALAPPAAAKLPAMASLRADLAKAERGRVFLDTLFRPAPQFRIPAGDTIVCRCEEVTAKDILDAVAIGATGPNQLKAYRRTGMGPCQGRLCGLTVSELMAQARGKSPQEIGYYRLRAPVKPITLAELAAVPKSEDDIKAVVRG, encoded by the coding sequence ATGATTATGGCTCCCAAGCGCGAAGATTATGATGTGGTGGTGATCGGTGCCGGCCCCGCCGGCCTCGCCGCCGCCGCGACATCCGCCGAAGCCGGCCTGTCGACGCTACTGCTCGACGAGAATATCGGCCCGGGCGGCCAAGTGTTTCGTGCCATCGCCTCGACGCCCGTGACCGACCGCAAACAGCTCGGTGAGGACTATTGGGTAGGCACCGAACTCGTGCAGGCGCTGCGCGCGAGCGACGCCGAGGTCATCCACCGTGCCACCGTCTGGAGCCTCGACCGCAATCTCGACATCGCCGTCTCGGTCGGCGGTGCGTCCGCCTTCGTCAAGGCCAGGCGCGTGATCCTCGCGACCGGTGCGCTGGAACGGCCGTTTCCGATTCCCGGCTGGACGCTGCCGGGCGTGATGACCGCGGGCGCGGCGCAGACGATGCTGAAATCGTCGGCCCTGGTGCCTGACGGACGCACGGTGATCGCGGGGCAGGGGCCGCTGCTCTGGCTGCTCGCCGCGCAGATCTTGCGTCTCGGCGGTCGCATCGATCGCATTCTCGACACCACCGAGCGCGGCAATTACTTCGCGGCTCTTCCCCACGCCTTTGCTTTCCTGACCTCGCCGTATTTCGCCAAGGGCCTCTCGATGATGCGCGAAGTGAAGGCGAAGGTGCAGGTCGTGTCCGGCGTCACCGAGCTTTCGGCATCCGGCGACGGCCAGCTCGCGAGCGTGAGCTATGTCGCCGGCGGCAAGCGCGAGACCGTCCTTGCGGATCTCTTGCTGCTGCACCAGGGCGTCGTGCCCAATGTCAATCTGGCGATGGCGGCCGGAATCGAGCATCGCTGGGATGATCTGCAATTGTGCTGGTCTCCGGTGCTCGATGCCAGCGGCAGTTCATCGGTCGCCGGCATTGCGATCGCCGGCGACGGCGCCGGCATCGGCGGCGCGAATGCAGCCGTGGTGCGCGGCCGCATCGCGGCGCGCGCGGCAGTGGAAGCGTTGGCGCCCCCGGCCGCCGCGAAGCTTCCAGCAATGGCGAGCCTCCGCGCCGATCTCGCCAAGGCCGAGCGTGGCCGTGTCTTCCTCGACACGCTGTTTCGCCCGGCGCCGCAGTTTCGCATTCCCGCGGGCGACACCATCGTCTGTCGCTGCGAGGAGGTCACCGCAAAGGACATTCTCGACGCCGTCGCGATCGGCGCGACCGGGCCGAACCAGCTCAAGGCCTATCGCCGCACCGGCATGGGTCCGTGCCAGGGCCGGCTCTGCGGCCTCACCGTCTCCGAGCTGATGGCGCAGGCGCGGGGCAAGAGCCCGCAGGAGATCGGCTATTACCGGCTGCGCGCGCCGGTCAAGCCGATCACGCTCGCCGAGCTTGCCGCGGTTCCGAAGAGCGAAGACGACATCAAGGCGGTGGTGCGCGGATGA
- a CDS encoding (2Fe-2S)-binding protein, whose product MFKRSEQDKRPPVQIFVDGVAVAARQGDTVSAALLASSCDARRSTAVSGAPRLPYCMMGVCFDCLVTIDGVGNRQGCLVPVTEGMQIEIQKGKREIGK is encoded by the coding sequence ATGTTCAAACGATCCGAACAGGACAAACGGCCGCCGGTGCAAATCTTCGTCGATGGCGTTGCCGTCGCCGCGCGGCAGGGCGACACCGTCTCCGCGGCGCTGCTGGCCTCGAGCTGCGATGCACGCCGTTCGACCGCGGTGAGCGGCGCGCCGCGTTTGCCCTATTGCATGATGGGCGTGTGCTTCGATTGTCTCGTCACCATCGATGGCGTCGGCAACCGACAGGGCTGCCTGGTGCCGGTCACTGAAGGCATGCAGATCGAGATCCAGAAGGGCAAGCGGGAGATCGGAAAATGA
- a CDS encoding FAD-binding oxidoreductase: protein MRTDYDVAVVGGGLLGSAIAWGLGRLGKRVAVLDEGDITKRASRANFALVWVQSKGLGMPAYTVWTVQASQAWSRLASELKQQTGLDVSLQQNGGFHLTLGEDEFGQRTELVKRMHNQTGAADYKMEMLPASEVKKVLPLIGPEVSGGSFCPLDGHVNSLRTFRAFHTGFRAFGIDYLPERPVSSISQNGGEFRLITPQGELRAAKIVLAAGNANQTLAPMVGLTAPMGPTRGQIVVTERTMPFLPHPLTTIRQTDEGTVMIGDSKEDELDDRTLKHSISAVMTDRAQRMFPHLARLNVVRSWAGIRVMPQDGFPIYDQSETHPGAFVACCHSGVTLASNHAFEIARMVAQGSLEPELVGAFSASRFGGAGAANNSGY, encoded by the coding sequence ATGCGAACAGATTACGACGTCGCCGTCGTCGGCGGCGGATTGCTCGGCTCCGCCATCGCCTGGGGCCTCGGCCGGCTCGGCAAGCGCGTCGCCGTGCTCGACGAAGGCGACATCACCAAGCGTGCCTCGCGTGCCAACTTTGCGCTGGTCTGGGTGCAGAGCAAGGGCCTCGGCATGCCGGCCTATACGGTGTGGACCGTGCAGGCGTCACAGGCATGGAGCCGGCTCGCGTCCGAGCTGAAGCAGCAGACCGGCCTCGACGTCTCGCTTCAGCAGAATGGCGGCTTTCATCTCACGCTCGGCGAAGACGAATTCGGCCAGCGCACTGAGCTGGTCAAGCGCATGCACAACCAGACGGGCGCTGCCGACTACAAGATGGAGATGCTGCCGGCGTCCGAGGTCAAGAAGGTGCTGCCGCTGATCGGGCCTGAAGTCTCCGGCGGCAGCTTTTGTCCACTCGACGGTCACGTCAATTCGCTGCGCACGTTTCGTGCGTTCCACACCGGCTTCAGGGCATTCGGCATCGATTATCTTCCGGAGCGCCCGGTCTCGTCGATCAGCCAGAACGGCGGCGAATTCCGCCTGATAACGCCGCAGGGCGAGCTCCGTGCCGCCAAGATCGTGCTCGCCGCCGGCAATGCCAACCAGACGCTGGCGCCGATGGTCGGTCTCACCGCTCCGATGGGCCCGACCCGCGGCCAGATCGTGGTGACCGAGCGCACCATGCCGTTTCTGCCGCACCCGCTGACCACGATCCGCCAGACCGATGAGGGCACGGTGATGATCGGCGACAGCAAGGAAGACGAGCTCGACGACCGCACGCTGAAGCATTCGATCAGCGCCGTGATGACGGATCGCGCCCAGCGCATGTTTCCGCATCTCGCGCGGCTCAATGTGGTCAGGAGCTGGGCCGGCATCCGCGTCATGCCGCAGGACGGCTTTCCGATCTACGACCAGTCGGAAACGCATCCCGGCGCCTTCGTCGCCTGCTGCCATTCCGGCGTGACGCTCGCCTCCAACCACGCTTTCGAGATCGCGCGCATGGTCGCGCAAGGTTCGCTCGAGCCGGAGCTGGTCGGCGCGTTCTCGGCCAGCCGTTTCGGCGGCGCGGGCGCTGCGAACAATAGCGGCTACTAG
- a CDS encoding ABC transporter permease produces the protein MSRNGPLALIFHTIFVIVMVAPILVVCLVAFTPEGFLSLPTNGFSLRWFRAIANYPEFIHAFWVSLGLGALSSFVALLFAVPAALAIARYRFRGRDTLAALFLSPLMIPHVVLGIAFLRFFTSAGLGGSFAALIIAHVIIVFPFALRLTLAAATGMDLSVEMAAVSLGAGGWTLFRRVTLPLILPGVISGWALAFIQSFDDLTMTVFLAAPGTETLPVRMFLYIQDNIDPLVTSVSACVIAITMTALILLDRFYGLDRVLAGKGDTGR, from the coding sequence ATGAGCCGGAACGGGCCGCTCGCGCTGATCTTCCACACCATCTTCGTCATCGTCATGGTGGCGCCGATCCTCGTCGTCTGCCTCGTCGCGTTCACGCCAGAAGGCTTCCTGTCGCTGCCGACCAACGGCTTTTCGCTGCGCTGGTTCAGGGCGATCGCCAACTATCCCGAATTCATCCATGCTTTCTGGGTCAGCCTTGGCCTTGGCGCACTATCCTCTTTCGTGGCGCTGCTGTTCGCGGTCCCTGCGGCGCTGGCGATCGCGCGCTATCGGTTTCGCGGTCGTGACACATTGGCGGCGTTGTTCCTGTCGCCGCTGATGATCCCGCATGTCGTGCTCGGCATCGCCTTCCTGCGCTTCTTCACCTCGGCTGGCCTCGGCGGCAGCTTCGCCGCGCTGATCATCGCGCATGTCATCATCGTGTTTCCGTTCGCGCTGCGGCTGACGCTGGCGGCGGCCACCGGCATGGATCTTTCGGTCGAGATGGCCGCGGTCTCGCTCGGCGCCGGCGGCTGGACGCTGTTCCGCCGCGTGACGCTGCCGCTGATCCTGCCCGGCGTCATCAGCGGCTGGGCGCTCGCCTTCATCCAGTCCTTCGACGATCTCACCATGACCGTCTTCCTCGCGGCACCCGGCACCGAAACATTGCCGGTGCGCATGTTTTTGTACATCCAGGACAACATCGATCCGCTGGTGACGTCGGTCTCTGCCTGCGTGATCGCGATCACCATGACCGCCCTCATTCTGCTCGACCGCTTCTACGGGCTCGATCGCGTGCTCGCCGGCAAGGGCGATACGGGGCGATAG
- a CDS encoding ABC transporter permease, which translates to MSASAEERNARTPWALTAPALMLFFGVLLIPLAMTVMLSFHDWGQYKGIEPVFILKNWREIVTDPYYAEMFWRTFRIAILTTLLTALLGAPEAYILNRMSGRWKSVFLLVILGPLLISVVARTLGWALLFGGNNGLVNKLLMSAGLIRAPIPFMFTETGMVVALAHVMMPFMVLSVWAALQRLDPQIENAAMSLGAAPVTIIRRIIMPQIMPGVLSGAIIVFSLSASAFATPAIIGGRRLKVAATLAYDEFLNTLNWPLGAAVATLLLAALVLIVVGSNALIERRYAEVFR; encoded by the coding sequence ATGAGCGCTTCCGCCGAGGAACGAAACGCACGCACGCCCTGGGCGCTGACCGCGCCCGCCTTGATGTTGTTCTTCGGCGTGCTCCTGATTCCGCTGGCAATGACCGTGATGCTGTCGTTCCACGATTGGGGCCAGTACAAGGGCATCGAGCCCGTCTTCATCCTCAAGAACTGGCGCGAGATCGTAACCGATCCCTATTACGCCGAGATGTTCTGGCGGACGTTTCGCATCGCGATCCTGACCACGCTGCTCACCGCACTGCTCGGTGCGCCCGAGGCCTACATCCTCAACCGCATGAGCGGACGCTGGAAGAGCGTTTTCCTGCTGGTCATCCTGGGGCCGCTGCTGATTTCCGTGGTGGCGAGGACGCTCGGCTGGGCGCTGCTGTTCGGCGGCAACAACGGGCTCGTCAACAAGCTGCTGATGTCGGCCGGGCTGATCCGCGCGCCTATCCCCTTCATGTTCACCGAAACCGGTATGGTTGTCGCGCTTGCGCACGTGATGATGCCGTTCATGGTGCTGTCGGTGTGGGCGGCGCTGCAGCGTCTCGATCCGCAGATCGAGAATGCCGCGATGTCGCTCGGCGCCGCCCCTGTGACCATCATCCGCCGCATCATCATGCCGCAGATCATGCCGGGCGTGCTGTCGGGGGCGATCATCGTGTTCTCGCTCTCGGCCAGTGCGTTTGCGACGCCCGCCATCATCGGCGGCCGCCGACTCAAGGTCGCGGCGACGCTCGCTTATGACGAATTCCTCAACACGCTGAACTGGCCGCTGGGTGCGGCGGTTGCCACGCTGCTGCTGGCCGCGCTGGTGCTGATTGTCGTCGGCAGCAACGCGCTGATCGAGCGCCGTTACGCGGAGGTGTTCCGATGA
- a CDS encoding ABC transporter ATP-binding protein translates to MAYLELEGVAKQFGAQTVVDDFSLAVGKGEFISFLGPSGCGKTTTLQMIAGFLDPTRGAIRLEGKDLTAIHPAKRGLGIVFQSYALFPHMTAAENVAFGLEMRNVPRGERTERVRAALAMVGLAGYEERHPRRMSGGQQQRVALARALVIKPSVLLLDEPLSNLDAKLREEMQIELRQIQRTIGTTTILVTHDQNEAMSLSDRIVVMSQGRIEQIGTPQETYEKPASAFVSQFLGKTNDFAATIDQTSAPARLIAGSWSAPAPAGRSGPVTVSIRPERIDFGDAGLSAKIVTRIFQGNHWLYQCESECGPATVIRQNDGRSQPVEGEAVHLTWRPEDMGVRGVA, encoded by the coding sequence ATGGCCTATCTCGAGCTCGAAGGGGTCGCCAAGCAATTCGGAGCGCAGACTGTTGTCGACGACTTCAGTCTCGCGGTGGGGAAGGGAGAGTTCATCTCCTTCCTCGGTCCCTCCGGCTGCGGCAAGACGACGACCCTGCAAATGATCGCGGGCTTCCTCGATCCCACCCGCGGCGCGATCCGGTTGGAAGGCAAGGATCTGACTGCGATCCATCCGGCCAAACGCGGGCTCGGGATCGTGTTCCAGAGCTACGCGCTGTTTCCGCACATGACCGCGGCCGAGAATGTCGCCTTCGGCCTCGAGATGCGCAATGTGCCGCGCGGCGAACGGACCGAGCGCGTCCGCGCCGCGCTCGCGATGGTCGGGCTTGCCGGCTACGAGGAGCGTCATCCACGCCGCATGTCCGGCGGCCAGCAGCAGCGCGTGGCGCTGGCGCGCGCGCTGGTGATCAAGCCGAGCGTGCTGCTGCTCGACGAGCCGCTGTCCAATCTCGACGCCAAGCTGCGCGAGGAGATGCAGATCGAGCTGCGCCAGATCCAGCGCACCATCGGCACCACCACGATCCTCGTCACCCACGACCAGAACGAGGCGATGTCGCTGTCCGACCGCATCGTGGTGATGAGCCAGGGCCGGATCGAGCAGATCGGCACGCCGCAGGAGACCTATGAGAAGCCGGCCTCGGCCTTCGTCTCGCAATTCTTGGGCAAGACCAACGACTTTGCCGCGACGATCGATCAGACCAGTGCGCCTGCGCGATTGATCGCCGGCTCGTGGAGCGCGCCTGCGCCTGCCGGGCGCAGCGGTCCTGTCACCGTCAGCATTCGCCCCGAGCGGATCGACTTTGGCGACGCAGGCCTCAGCGCAAAGATCGTCACGCGCATCTTCCAGGGCAATCACTGGCTGTACCAGTGCGAGAGCGAATGCGGCCCGGCGACCGTAATCCGCCAGAATGACGGCCGGTCGCAGCCGGTCGAAGGCGAGGCAGTTCACCTCACCTGGAGGCCGGAGGACATGGGCGTGAGAGGCGTCGCATGA
- a CDS encoding ABC transporter substrate-binding protein, with amino-acid sequence MKTFRLLTAVSIAALIAAPSVATAQQKTLYVAGYGGSFEKTIRDEVIPAFEKENGVKVEYVAGNSTDTLAKLQAQKGNQQIDVAIVDDGPMYQAIQLGFCGKLEGLPADLYDTARFKDDRAVAIGIVATGLMYNTKVFAEKGWAPPTSWNDLKDTKYAKQLVIPPINNTYGLEALVMLSKMNGGGESNVDSGFKIFKEQINPNVLAYEPSPGKMTELFQSGQAVIAVWGTGRVQSFANTGFPVDFVYPKEGAATLLTTACPITKPNASPLASSFVKMLLEPKIQLVMLKDYGYGPVLKSLVIPPELGKMAPIGERAAKLYNPDWTVINEKREEWTKRWNREVER; translated from the coding sequence ATGAAGACTTTTCGCCTTCTGACAGCGGTCAGCATCGCGGCGCTTATCGCCGCCCCGTCGGTCGCCACGGCCCAGCAAAAGACGCTCTATGTCGCCGGCTATGGCGGCTCGTTCGAGAAGACCATCCGCGACGAGGTGATCCCGGCCTTCGAGAAGGAGAACGGCGTCAAGGTCGAGTACGTCGCCGGCAACTCTACCGACACGCTGGCAAAGCTCCAGGCGCAGAAGGGCAACCAGCAGATCGACGTCGCCATCGTCGACGACGGCCCGATGTACCAGGCGATCCAGCTCGGCTTCTGCGGCAAGCTCGAGGGCCTGCCGGCCGATCTCTACGACACCGCGCGCTTCAAGGACGATCGTGCGGTCGCCATCGGCATCGTCGCGACCGGTCTGATGTACAACACCAAGGTGTTTGCGGAGAAGGGCTGGGCGCCGCCGACCTCCTGGAACGATTTGAAGGACACGAAATACGCCAAGCAGCTCGTGATCCCGCCGATCAACAACACCTATGGTCTCGAAGCGCTGGTGATGCTGTCGAAGATGAATGGCGGCGGCGAGTCCAATGTCGATTCCGGCTTCAAGATCTTCAAGGAGCAGATCAATCCGAACGTGCTCGCCTATGAGCCGTCGCCGGGCAAGATGACCGAGCTGTTTCAGTCCGGCCAGGCCGTGATCGCGGTGTGGGGCACGGGCCGCGTGCAGAGCTTTGCCAATACCGGTTTTCCCGTCGACTTCGTCTACCCGAAGGAAGGCGCCGCGACGCTGCTGACGACCGCCTGTCCGATCACCAAGCCGAACGCCTCGCCGCTTGCGTCCAGCTTCGTCAAGATGCTGCTCGAACCCAAGATCCAGCTCGTGATGCTGAAGGATTACGGCTACGGCCCGGTGCTGAAATCGCTGGTGATCCCGCCCGAGCTCGGCAAGATGGCGCCGATCGGCGAGCGCGCGGCAAAGCTCTATAATCCGGACTGGACCGTCATCAACGAGAAGCGCGAGGAATGGACCAAGCGCTGGAATCGCGAGGTCGAGCGCTGA
- a CDS encoding LysR substrate-binding domain-containing protein, which produces MARINSRQVEAFRATMLTGSVTEAAALMTVTQPAVSRLLRDLQALLKMELFERRGTGLVPTAAAMALYTEVERSFVGLERITAAAEEIRGRRTGSLRIAALPALSNGYLPRLTGHFLKERPNLNLAFFGVISPIVVDWVLNNQCDVGFAEVPIAHSGLPSQKLPAPARVAVLPTGHRLAEKEVLEPRDFEGETFISLSAGSSSRHLVDQVFHRHDVRRVLRVETTLSEIMCGMVSSGLGVAICDPFTAQEFSTRGIVVRRFLPRIDFEFSAVFPAQRSPSPVALDLVETMRKSLAEFDD; this is translated from the coding sequence ATGGCACGGATCAATTCGCGGCAGGTCGAGGCCTTCCGGGCCACAATGCTGACCGGCAGCGTGACCGAGGCGGCGGCGCTGATGACGGTGACGCAGCCGGCGGTCAGCCGGTTGCTGCGCGACCTCCAGGCGCTGTTGAAGATGGAGCTGTTCGAGCGGCGCGGCACCGGCCTCGTGCCGACCGCTGCGGCCATGGCACTCTACACCGAAGTCGAGCGCTCCTTCGTCGGCCTCGAACGCATCACCGCGGCAGCCGAAGAAATTCGCGGCCGCCGCACCGGCTCGCTGCGGATCGCGGCACTTCCAGCACTGTCGAATGGCTATTTGCCGCGGCTCACCGGGCACTTCCTGAAGGAGCGGCCGAACCTCAACCTCGCTTTCTTCGGCGTGATCTCGCCGATCGTGGTCGATTGGGTGCTGAACAACCAGTGCGACGTCGGCTTTGCCGAGGTGCCGATCGCGCATTCGGGCTTGCCGAGCCAGAAGCTGCCAGCGCCGGCCCGCGTCGCGGTGCTGCCGACCGGTCATCGCCTCGCGGAAAAGGAAGTGCTGGAGCCCCGCGATTTCGAGGGCGAGACCTTCATCTCGTTGTCGGCGGGATCATCAAGCCGGCATCTCGTCGACCAGGTCTTCCATCGCCACGATGTCCGCCGCGTGCTCAGGGTCGAGACCACGCTGTCGGAGATCATGTGCGGCATGGTATCGTCGGGACTTGGCGTCGCCATCTGCGATCCCTTCACCGCGCAGGAATTTTCGACCCGCGGCATCGTCGTGCGCCGCTTCCTGCCTCGCATCGACTTCGAATTCTCGGCGGTCTTTCCAGCGCAGCGCAGCCCCTCGCCGGTGGCGCTGGATCTGGTGGAGACCATGCGCAAGTCGCTCGCCGAATTCGACGACTAG
- a CDS encoding amidohydrolase family protein — protein sequence MSTIAIFGSYVLSRKDGAQDVLRDHWVLIEGKTIAAVTRDKPRADEVHDRPGRFVLPGLLNLHNHCFSEAVARSHTEDGNGRKNNQSIVYTVLLPLTKRGADILSAEERMAVARLGILQLLKGGATTVMEPFRNSIPEMFGAAEEMGIRFYGAPYLFSTSDAKAGPDGVVHYSGDDGTADMATWDALYQRWNNRGDGRIGLAMSPHATDTCGPDLLKACAARARELGVPITTHMAQSRAEVETIGKRYGGRTPAQYLDWLGLLAPDLMAAHCMFSTDDDLKLMAARGMTVLNCPRVFARAGVTAAFSRFAEHGVRTVVGTDGYNMDLLGELNAASLISKITSARADVASSPELIEANTAIAADVIKRPDLGRIEPGATADLTIVDLTHPHLQPLFDPRRALIALANRANIDQVMVDGRMLIDAGRYLGADEAAITAAGTAAIGKIWDLSEAQAAFNG from the coding sequence ATGAGCACGATCGCAATCTTCGGCAGCTATGTGCTGTCACGCAAGGACGGCGCGCAGGACGTGTTGCGCGACCACTGGGTCCTGATCGAAGGCAAGACGATCGCCGCGGTCACGCGCGACAAGCCGCGCGCGGACGAGGTGCATGACCGTCCCGGCCGTTTCGTTCTCCCGGGCCTGCTGAATCTGCATAATCACTGCTTCTCTGAGGCGGTGGCGCGCAGCCACACCGAGGACGGCAATGGTCGCAAGAACAACCAGAGCATCGTCTACACGGTGCTTTTGCCGCTGACCAAGCGCGGCGCAGATATCTTGTCGGCGGAAGAGCGCATGGCAGTCGCGCGGCTCGGCATCCTTCAACTCCTGAAGGGCGGCGCCACCACGGTGATGGAGCCGTTCCGCAACTCGATCCCGGAGATGTTCGGCGCGGCCGAGGAGATGGGCATCCGTTTCTACGGCGCGCCCTATCTGTTTTCGACGTCGGACGCCAAGGCCGGACCCGATGGGGTCGTGCACTATTCCGGCGATGACGGGACCGCCGACATGGCGACGTGGGATGCGCTCTATCAGCGCTGGAATAATCGCGGCGATGGCCGCATCGGCCTTGCGATGAGCCCGCATGCGACCGATACCTGCGGCCCCGATCTGCTGAAGGCCTGCGCCGCGCGGGCGCGCGAGCTTGGCGTTCCCATCACGACGCATATGGCGCAGAGCCGCGCCGAGGTCGAGACCATCGGCAAGCGCTATGGCGGCCGCACGCCGGCGCAATATCTCGACTGGCTAGGCCTGCTGGCGCCCGATCTGATGGCGGCGCACTGCATGTTCAGCACCGACGACGATCTCAAGCTGATGGCCGCGCGCGGCATGACGGTTCTCAACTGCCCGCGCGTGTTTGCGCGCGCCGGCGTCACTGCCGCATTCAGCCGGTTTGCGGAGCACGGCGTTCGCACCGTGGTCGGCACCGACGGCTACAACATGGACCTGCTCGGCGAGCTCAATGCGGCATCGCTGATCTCCAAGATCACCTCGGCGCGCGCCGATGTCGCGAGCTCGCCCGAGTTGATCGAGGCGAACACGGCAATCGCCGCCGATGTCATCAAGCGGCCCGACCTCGGCCGGATCGAGCCCGGTGCGACCGCCGACCTCACGATCGTCGATCTCACCCATCCGCATCTTCAGCCGCTGTTCGATCCGCGCCGCGCGCTGATCGCGCTCGCCAATCGCGCCAATATCGATCAGGTCATGGTCGACGGCCGCATGCTGATCGATGCCGGCCGCTATCTTGGCGCCGACGAGGCGGCGATCACGGCGGCGGGCACCGCTGCGATCGGCAAGATCTGGGACCTGTCCGAGGCGCAGGCGGCGTTCAACGGTTGA